One region of Culex pipiens pallens isolate TS chromosome 2, TS_CPP_V2, whole genome shotgun sequence genomic DNA includes:
- the LOC128092914 gene encoding uncharacterized protein LOC128092914 — translation MRGRNVDSHWLYWVVVARDWWLKVNSREDWGEIIEEMALPKRCVNIEIALKKINFRFLDKYAKVYFHDGPPTKRRTTKSYIIGGGQRRCCTRCRRFTAPETTSRPQTLTSRRRSFSRMNLDREPKKKNELGLRAQNRTPFRGPHQLHVPDALPGSGTPLSGTLLSSRETSTTLPESMANSSKTVLIEAGKVTIVLHCCRASKPPSGTVQPGVFGSDRWRRS, via the exons atgagaggtaggaatgtggattcgcactGGTTGTAttgggtggtggtggcccgggattggtgGTTGAAGGTCAATTCGCGTGAGGACTGGGgcgagatcatcgaggagatggcgctgccgaagcgttgcgtgaacatcgagattgcgttgaagaagattaacttccggtttttggacaagtacgcgaaagtttattttcacgatgggcctccgacgaagaggaggacgacgaaaagctacataatcggaggtggtcagcgcagatgttgcactcggtgccggcggtttactgCACCGgaga caacttcccgcccacaaacactcacgtcgcgacggcgcagcttcagcCGAATGAATCTGGACagagagccaaaaaaaaaaaacgaattaggattacgtgctcaaaatcgaactccgttccgagggcctcatcaactccatgttccggatgcgcttccaggatcgggaactcccctttcaggcactttactttccagccgggaaacgtcgaccacccttcccgaatcaatggccaactcctccaagactgtcctgattgaggccggaaaagtgaccatcgtgttacactgctgtcgcgcgtcgaagcctccatccggaaccgtccagcctggggtattcggaagtgaccggtggcgcagaagctag